Proteins encoded by one window of Mercenaria mercenaria strain notata chromosome 4, MADL_Memer_1, whole genome shotgun sequence:
- the LOC123552794 gene encoding uncharacterized protein LOC123552794 isoform X3 produces MKCVFLDNRNQEYEKSSHDVSVQIMTYISSREIQGRFRFYKNEEHLRRDWKQQARANIRQKTFLEGILLKSLDPENPFPYVDYAVFCTSLAANTSNHNIPAQQNSNKPLMFRNCRKLPVPQNGPARLAGTGFYDELEYILRNEVKPLPRTPVSKDSVYFLSVFQTDGHIGRLEETWKTWSGADFILWKCPEKLKLRRVTFFKSTCDSDIYTFIVLCECEDGLSMCDMARAFLERLKDRRCGLVGLYQVERYYIASKPRT; encoded by the exons ATGAAGTGTGTATTTCTTGACAATCGAAATCAGGAATACGAAAAATCTTCGCATGACGTTTCTGTACAAATCATGACCTACATATCAAGTCGAGAAATTCAAGGGAGGTTTCGATTTTATAAGAACGAAGAGCATTTACGTCGTGACTGGAAGCAACAGGCGCGTGCAAATATTCGCCAAAAGACATTTTTGGAgggaattttattaaaatctttagATCCTGAAA ACCCATTCCCATATGTGGACTACGCAGTGTTTTGCACGAGCCTGGCAGCTAATACCTCAAACCATAACATTCCTGCCCAACAAAACAGCAATAAGCCACTCATGTTCCGTAACTGTAGAAAACTTCCAGTGCCACAGAATGGACCAGCCAGACTCGCCGGCACCG GATTTTATGACGAACTTGAATATATTCTTCGAAACGAAGTGAAACCATTACCCAGAACTCCCGTGAGCAAGGACAGTGTCTATTTCCTTTCTGTCTTCCAAACTGATGGACACATTGGTCGTCTGGAAGAAACGTGGAAAACATGGAGCGGTGCCGATTTCATATTATGGAAATGTCCGGAAAAGCTGAAACTCAGGCGTGTTACGTTTTTCAAATCAACATGTGACAGTGATATTTATACTTTCATTGTGTTATGCGAATGTGAAGATGGATTAAGTATGTGTGATATGGCCAGAGCTTTTCTTGAACGCTTGAAGGATAGGAGATGCGGCCTGGTTGGGTTATATCAGGTTGAACGGTACTATATAGCTTCAAAACCACGGACATAG